Proteins encoded in a region of the Zea mays cultivar B73 chromosome 2, Zm-B73-REFERENCE-NAM-5.0, whole genome shotgun sequence genome:
- the LOC109944046 gene encoding uncharacterized protein isoform X2 — MADPTNTPSDGDPPQHRKTGVAAAAKNIAMPNVDDDDDFEPPKKKCNISMDAPNKTQLNIRCNPGDVLASIQILNERQRQAIVRKGFSSILDMTIDAIGCRTLLCWLMQKLDPRDMTLRIGPDKELKITKQTVHQILGLPNLGGGKPLNINEANAAATLRASLNISKDEFVISKLQDRLRLGQDDDLSIRCFFLILFNRLLFPTASWSISFNEVVLTEEMERFPQIDWCHLIFSDLCEAAQRWHNRSINNVSATIYGCSIIVLLYYLDHLHHAAAPNNKNGTPRIKYFNKNIIRALSMADKRKPRQGGEPFGVCPFRSSSETCYVSKSPTTCQIEFPMRPKTFDEDPNQHDRLPNIIIQLPLMQDLMANKIQMLPVHQRQKFQATLIDYDLEVGKIFASIKQCLNTIGTKQSNLAATFGELIDEVLRANESVTPNTTVVGGTVENDSGPVFDKTPIGSVSAPGLFLSELECARALRAYLCSRFIELDRNIIDFGEHRANCCDIQQSFADGACLDNVFMQCFIECVRDDWSKHIPPLNAHQLILDVNVGAILNFEEQEQHSKSPRPFDPSVLESYLLKTLPSFKQLDDYKSIMVPMLRSRHWTLYVVNLQIGRIHVLDSNPYGPEMGGTIWKNYHCIPMDLGDRKVSWARLMMSRLNLAIQNARPRSALPAFLNYPIELMNNCPTMKLGSNDCGFFVMRYMQNYDYMVGAMNAVIDPDYSEDIRSLVLHYLIFHRLNRNSFVVSHLDRFKFSQ; from the exons ATGGCAGACCCTACAAATACGCCGTCTGATGGTGATCCTCCGCAGCATAGAAAGACGGGCGTTGCAGCTGCTGCTAAAAACATTGCTATGCCTAAtgtggatgatgatgatgactttgAGCCACccaaaaagaagtgcaatatctcAATGGATGCCCCAAATAAGACGCAG CTCAACATCAGATGCAACCCAGGAGATGTTCTTGCGTCCATTCAGATATTGAATGAAAGGCAACGTCAAGCTATAGTCAGAAAAGGATTTTCTAGTATTCTTGACATGACAATTGATGCAATTGGATGTCGAACACTTCTCTGTTGGCTCATGCAGAAGCTAGACCCCAGGGACATGACTCTTCGTATTGGTCCAGACAAAGAACTCAAAATCACCAAGCAGACTGTCCATCAGATATTGGGTCTTCCAAATTTGGGTGGTGGAAAGCCCCTTAATATTAATGAAGCGAACGCTGCGGCAACACTTCGGGCCTCATTGAATATTAGCAAGGATGAGTTTGTTATTTCAAAGCTCCAAGACagattgaggctaggccaggatgaTGATCTTTCTATCAGATGTTTTTTTCTCATTCTCTTCAACCGGCTGCTATTCCCAACAGCTAGCTGGTCTATTTCTTTCAATGAGGTTGTACTTACAGAAGAAATGGAGCGATTCCCTCAAATTGAttggtgccatctaatttttagTGACTTATGTGAGGCTGCCCAGAGATGGCACAACAGGAGCATTAACAATGTGTCGGCGACGATATATGGCTGTTCCATCATTGTTCTT ctgtattatttggatcatttGCATCATGCTGCTGCTCCAAACAACAAAAATGGCACTCCACGCATAAAGTATTTTAATAAGAATATTATAAGGGCGTTGTCAATGGCCGATAAGCGGAAGCCTCGCCAGGGTGGTGAACCATTTGGTGTTTGCCCT TTTCGTAGCAGCAGTGAGACATGTTACGTCTCAAAATCGCCAACTACTTGCCAGATTGAG TTTCCTATGAGGCCAAAAACTTTTGATGAAGACCCAAATCAACATGATCGACTTCCCAATATAATCATCCAACTTCCTCTTATGCAAGACTTGATGGCAAATAAGATTCAGATGCTTCCTGTACATCAACGCCAGAAGTTCCAAGCTACGTTGATTGATTATGACTTAGAGGTTGGCAAAATATTTGCCTCTATCAAGCAATGTTTGAATACTATTGGTACAAAGCAGTCCAATCTAGCTGCTACATTTGGAGAATTGATTGATGAGGTTCTTCGGGCCAATGAATCTGTTACACCAAATACT ACAGTGGTAGGTGGCACAGTTGAAAATGATTCTGGACCAGTATTTGACAAGACTCCTATTGGGAGTGTTTCTGCACCAGGTCTCTTCTTATCTGAATTAGAATGTGCTCGGGCTCTTCGGGCATACTTGTGTTCTAGGTTCATTGAATTGGACAG AAATATAATTGACTTTGGTGAACATCGCGCCAATTGTTGTGACATACAACAATCTTTTGCTGATGGCGCATGTCTCGACAacgtgtttatgcaatgtttcattGAGTGTGTCCGCGATGACTGGTCTAAACATATTCCTCCACTCAATGCTCACCAGCTCATTCTAGATGTTAATGTTGGG GCTATATTGAACTTTGAGGAGCAGGAGCAACATAGTAAGTCTCCTCGTCCATTTGACCCTTCAGTTTTGGAGAGTTACCTATTGAAGACACTGCCTTCTTTCAAGCAGCTGGATGACTACAAATCA ATAATGGTACCCATGCTACGATCTAGACATTGGACATTGTATGTTGTTAATCTTCAGATTGGACGCATACATGTGTTAGATTCCAACCCTTATGGACCAGAGATGGGTGGGACTATCTGGAAAAATTACCATTGTATACCTATGGATTTGGGTGATAGGAAGGTTTCATGGGCCAGGTTAATGATGAGTAGGCTCAATCTAGCTATTCAAAATGCTCGACCAAGATCAGCTCTCCCTGCTTTTTTGAATTACCCTATTGAACTCATGAATAACTGCCCAACAATGAAATTGGGGTCTAATGATTGTGGATTCTTTGTCATGAGATATATGCAGAACTACGACTACATGGTTGGAGCTATGAATGCAGTCATTGATCCG GATTATTCAGAGGACATTCGCTCTCTTGTACTGCATTACCTAATATTCCATCGACTAAATAGAAACAGCTTCGTGGTCTCCCATCTGGACAGATTCAAGTTCTCTCAGTAG
- the LOC109944046 gene encoding uncharacterized protein isoform X3, which produces MADPTNTPSDGDPPQHRKTGVAAAAKNIAMPNVDDDDDFEPPKKKCNISMDAPNKTQKLDPRDMTLRIGPDKELKITKQTVHQILGLPNLGGGKPLNINEANAAATLRASLNISKDEFVISKLQDRLRLGQDDDLSIRCFFLILFNRLLFPTASWSISFNEVVLTEEMERFPQIDWCHLIFSDLCEAAQRWHNRSINNVSATIYGCSIIVLLYYLDHLHHAAAPNNKNGTPRIKYFNKNIIRALSMADKRKPRQGGEPFGVCPFRSSSETCYVSKSPTTCQIEFPMRPKTFDEDPNQHDRLPNIIIQLPLMQDLMANKIQMLPVHQRQKFQATLIDYDLEVGKIFASIKQCLNTIGTKQSNLAATFGELIDEVLRANESVTPNTTVVGGTVENDSGPVFDKTPIGSVSAPGLFLSELECARALRAYLCSRFIELDRNIIDFGEHRANCCDIQQSFADGACLDNVFMQCFIECVRDDWSKHIPPLNAHQLILDVNVGAILNFEEQEQHSKSPRPFDPSVLESYLLKTLPSFKQLDDYKSIMVPMLRSRHWTLYVVNLQIGRIHVLDSNPYGPEMGGTIWKNYHCIPMDLGDRKVSWARLMMSRLNLAIQNARPRSALPAFLNYPIELMNNCPTMKLGSNDCGFFVMRYMQNYDYMVGAMNAVIDPDYSEDIRSLVLHYLIFHRLNRNSFVVSHLDRFKFSQ; this is translated from the exons ATGGCAGACCCTACAAATACGCCGTCTGATGGTGATCCTCCGCAGCATAGAAAGACGGGCGTTGCAGCTGCTGCTAAAAACATTGCTATGCCTAAtgtggatgatgatgatgactttgAGCCACccaaaaagaagtgcaatatctcAATGGATGCCCCAAATAAGACGCAG AAGCTAGACCCCAGGGACATGACTCTTCGTATTGGTCCAGACAAAGAACTCAAAATCACCAAGCAGACTGTCCATCAGATATTGGGTCTTCCAAATTTGGGTGGTGGAAAGCCCCTTAATATTAATGAAGCGAACGCTGCGGCAACACTTCGGGCCTCATTGAATATTAGCAAGGATGAGTTTGTTATTTCAAAGCTCCAAGACagattgaggctaggccaggatgaTGATCTTTCTATCAGATGTTTTTTTCTCATTCTCTTCAACCGGCTGCTATTCCCAACAGCTAGCTGGTCTATTTCTTTCAATGAGGTTGTACTTACAGAAGAAATGGAGCGATTCCCTCAAATTGAttggtgccatctaatttttagTGACTTATGTGAGGCTGCCCAGAGATGGCACAACAGGAGCATTAACAATGTGTCGGCGACGATATATGGCTGTTCCATCATTGTTCTT ctgtattatttggatcatttGCATCATGCTGCTGCTCCAAACAACAAAAATGGCACTCCACGCATAAAGTATTTTAATAAGAATATTATAAGGGCGTTGTCAATGGCCGATAAGCGGAAGCCTCGCCAGGGTGGTGAACCATTTGGTGTTTGCCCT TTTCGTAGCAGCAGTGAGACATGTTACGTCTCAAAATCGCCAACTACTTGCCAGATTGAG TTTCCTATGAGGCCAAAAACTTTTGATGAAGACCCAAATCAACATGATCGACTTCCCAATATAATCATCCAACTTCCTCTTATGCAAGACTTGATGGCAAATAAGATTCAGATGCTTCCTGTACATCAACGCCAGAAGTTCCAAGCTACGTTGATTGATTATGACTTAGAGGTTGGCAAAATATTTGCCTCTATCAAGCAATGTTTGAATACTATTGGTACAAAGCAGTCCAATCTAGCTGCTACATTTGGAGAATTGATTGATGAGGTTCTTCGGGCCAATGAATCTGTTACACCAAATACT ACAGTGGTAGGTGGCACAGTTGAAAATGATTCTGGACCAGTATTTGACAAGACTCCTATTGGGAGTGTTTCTGCACCAGGTCTCTTCTTATCTGAATTAGAATGTGCTCGGGCTCTTCGGGCATACTTGTGTTCTAGGTTCATTGAATTGGACAG AAATATAATTGACTTTGGTGAACATCGCGCCAATTGTTGTGACATACAACAATCTTTTGCTGATGGCGCATGTCTCGACAacgtgtttatgcaatgtttcattGAGTGTGTCCGCGATGACTGGTCTAAACATATTCCTCCACTCAATGCTCACCAGCTCATTCTAGATGTTAATGTTGGG GCTATATTGAACTTTGAGGAGCAGGAGCAACATAGTAAGTCTCCTCGTCCATTTGACCCTTCAGTTTTGGAGAGTTACCTATTGAAGACACTGCCTTCTTTCAAGCAGCTGGATGACTACAAATCA ATAATGGTACCCATGCTACGATCTAGACATTGGACATTGTATGTTGTTAATCTTCAGATTGGACGCATACATGTGTTAGATTCCAACCCTTATGGACCAGAGATGGGTGGGACTATCTGGAAAAATTACCATTGTATACCTATGGATTTGGGTGATAGGAAGGTTTCATGGGCCAGGTTAATGATGAGTAGGCTCAATCTAGCTATTCAAAATGCTCGACCAAGATCAGCTCTCCCTGCTTTTTTGAATTACCCTATTGAACTCATGAATAACTGCCCAACAATGAAATTGGGGTCTAATGATTGTGGATTCTTTGTCATGAGATATATGCAGAACTACGACTACATGGTTGGAGCTATGAATGCAGTCATTGATCCG GATTATTCAGAGGACATTCGCTCTCTTGTACTGCATTACCTAATATTCCATCGACTAAATAGAAACAGCTTCGTGGTCTCCCATCTGGACAGATTCAAGTTCTCTCAGTAG
- the LOC109944046 gene encoding uncharacterized protein isoform X1, whose product MADPTNTPSDGDPPQHRKTGVAAAAKNIAMPNVDDDDDFEPPKKKCNISMDAPNKTQKLNIRCNPGDVLASIQILNERQRQAIVRKGFSSILDMTIDAIGCRTLLCWLMQKLDPRDMTLRIGPDKELKITKQTVHQILGLPNLGGGKPLNINEANAAATLRASLNISKDEFVISKLQDRLRLGQDDDLSIRCFFLILFNRLLFPTASWSISFNEVVLTEEMERFPQIDWCHLIFSDLCEAAQRWHNRSINNVSATIYGCSIIVLLYYLDHLHHAAAPNNKNGTPRIKYFNKNIIRALSMADKRKPRQGGEPFGVCPFRSSSETCYVSKSPTTCQIEFPMRPKTFDEDPNQHDRLPNIIIQLPLMQDLMANKIQMLPVHQRQKFQATLIDYDLEVGKIFASIKQCLNTIGTKQSNLAATFGELIDEVLRANESVTPNTTVVGGTVENDSGPVFDKTPIGSVSAPGLFLSELECARALRAYLCSRFIELDRNIIDFGEHRANCCDIQQSFADGACLDNVFMQCFIECVRDDWSKHIPPLNAHQLILDVNVGAILNFEEQEQHSKSPRPFDPSVLESYLLKTLPSFKQLDDYKSIMVPMLRSRHWTLYVVNLQIGRIHVLDSNPYGPEMGGTIWKNYHCIPMDLGDRKVSWARLMMSRLNLAIQNARPRSALPAFLNYPIELMNNCPTMKLGSNDCGFFVMRYMQNYDYMVGAMNAVIDPDYSEDIRSLVLHYLIFHRLNRNSFVVSHLDRFKFSQ is encoded by the exons ATGGCAGACCCTACAAATACGCCGTCTGATGGTGATCCTCCGCAGCATAGAAAGACGGGCGTTGCAGCTGCTGCTAAAAACATTGCTATGCCTAAtgtggatgatgatgatgactttgAGCCACccaaaaagaagtgcaatatctcAATGGATGCCCCAAATAAGACGCAG AAGCTCAACATCAGATGCAACCCAGGAGATGTTCTTGCGTCCATTCAGATATTGAATGAAAGGCAACGTCAAGCTATAGTCAGAAAAGGATTTTCTAGTATTCTTGACATGACAATTGATGCAATTGGATGTCGAACACTTCTCTGTTGGCTCATGCAGAAGCTAGACCCCAGGGACATGACTCTTCGTATTGGTCCAGACAAAGAACTCAAAATCACCAAGCAGACTGTCCATCAGATATTGGGTCTTCCAAATTTGGGTGGTGGAAAGCCCCTTAATATTAATGAAGCGAACGCTGCGGCAACACTTCGGGCCTCATTGAATATTAGCAAGGATGAGTTTGTTATTTCAAAGCTCCAAGACagattgaggctaggccaggatgaTGATCTTTCTATCAGATGTTTTTTTCTCATTCTCTTCAACCGGCTGCTATTCCCAACAGCTAGCTGGTCTATTTCTTTCAATGAGGTTGTACTTACAGAAGAAATGGAGCGATTCCCTCAAATTGAttggtgccatctaatttttagTGACTTATGTGAGGCTGCCCAGAGATGGCACAACAGGAGCATTAACAATGTGTCGGCGACGATATATGGCTGTTCCATCATTGTTCTT ctgtattatttggatcatttGCATCATGCTGCTGCTCCAAACAACAAAAATGGCACTCCACGCATAAAGTATTTTAATAAGAATATTATAAGGGCGTTGTCAATGGCCGATAAGCGGAAGCCTCGCCAGGGTGGTGAACCATTTGGTGTTTGCCCT TTTCGTAGCAGCAGTGAGACATGTTACGTCTCAAAATCGCCAACTACTTGCCAGATTGAG TTTCCTATGAGGCCAAAAACTTTTGATGAAGACCCAAATCAACATGATCGACTTCCCAATATAATCATCCAACTTCCTCTTATGCAAGACTTGATGGCAAATAAGATTCAGATGCTTCCTGTACATCAACGCCAGAAGTTCCAAGCTACGTTGATTGATTATGACTTAGAGGTTGGCAAAATATTTGCCTCTATCAAGCAATGTTTGAATACTATTGGTACAAAGCAGTCCAATCTAGCTGCTACATTTGGAGAATTGATTGATGAGGTTCTTCGGGCCAATGAATCTGTTACACCAAATACT ACAGTGGTAGGTGGCACAGTTGAAAATGATTCTGGACCAGTATTTGACAAGACTCCTATTGGGAGTGTTTCTGCACCAGGTCTCTTCTTATCTGAATTAGAATGTGCTCGGGCTCTTCGGGCATACTTGTGTTCTAGGTTCATTGAATTGGACAG AAATATAATTGACTTTGGTGAACATCGCGCCAATTGTTGTGACATACAACAATCTTTTGCTGATGGCGCATGTCTCGACAacgtgtttatgcaatgtttcattGAGTGTGTCCGCGATGACTGGTCTAAACATATTCCTCCACTCAATGCTCACCAGCTCATTCTAGATGTTAATGTTGGG GCTATATTGAACTTTGAGGAGCAGGAGCAACATAGTAAGTCTCCTCGTCCATTTGACCCTTCAGTTTTGGAGAGTTACCTATTGAAGACACTGCCTTCTTTCAAGCAGCTGGATGACTACAAATCA ATAATGGTACCCATGCTACGATCTAGACATTGGACATTGTATGTTGTTAATCTTCAGATTGGACGCATACATGTGTTAGATTCCAACCCTTATGGACCAGAGATGGGTGGGACTATCTGGAAAAATTACCATTGTATACCTATGGATTTGGGTGATAGGAAGGTTTCATGGGCCAGGTTAATGATGAGTAGGCTCAATCTAGCTATTCAAAATGCTCGACCAAGATCAGCTCTCCCTGCTTTTTTGAATTACCCTATTGAACTCATGAATAACTGCCCAACAATGAAATTGGGGTCTAATGATTGTGGATTCTTTGTCATGAGATATATGCAGAACTACGACTACATGGTTGGAGCTATGAATGCAGTCATTGATCCG GATTATTCAGAGGACATTCGCTCTCTTGTACTGCATTACCTAATATTCCATCGACTAAATAGAAACAGCTTCGTGGTCTCCCATCTGGACAGATTCAAGTTCTCTCAGTAG
- the LOC109944046 gene encoding uncharacterized protein isoform X5: protein MWMMMMTLSHPKRSAISQWMPQIRRSDLCEAAQRWHNRSINNVSATIYGCSIIVLLYYLDHLHHAAAPNNKNGTPRIKYFNKNIIRALSMADKRKPRQGGEPFGVCPFRSSSETCYVSKSPTTCQIEFPMRPKTFDEDPNQHDRLPNIIIQLPLMQDLMANKIQMLPVHQRQKFQATLIDYDLEVGKIFASIKQCLNTIGTKQSNLAATFGELIDEVLRANESVTPNTTVVGGTVENDSGPVFDKTPIGSVSAPGLFLSELECARALRAYLCSRFIELDRNIIDFGEHRANCCDIQQSFADGACLDNVFMQCFIECVRDDWSKHIPPLNAHQLILDVNVGAILNFEEQEQHSKSPRPFDPSVLESYLLKTLPSFKQLDDYKSIMVPMLRSRHWTLYVVNLQIGRIHVLDSNPYGPEMGGTIWKNYHCIPMDLGDRKVSWARLMMSRLNLAIQNARPRSALPAFLNYPIELMNNCPTMKLGSNDCGFFVMRYMQNYDYMVGAMNAVIDPDYSEDIRSLVLHYLIFHRLNRNSFVVSHLDRFKFSQ from the exons AtgtggatgatgatgatgactttgAGCCACccaaaaagaagtgcaatatctcAATGGATGCCCCAAATAAGACGCAG TGACTTATGTGAGGCTGCCCAGAGATGGCACAACAGGAGCATTAACAATGTGTCGGCGACGATATATGGCTGTTCCATCATTGTTCTT ctgtattatttggatcatttGCATCATGCTGCTGCTCCAAACAACAAAAATGGCACTCCACGCATAAAGTATTTTAATAAGAATATTATAAGGGCGTTGTCAATGGCCGATAAGCGGAAGCCTCGCCAGGGTGGTGAACCATTTGGTGTTTGCCCT TTTCGTAGCAGCAGTGAGACATGTTACGTCTCAAAATCGCCAACTACTTGCCAGATTGAG TTTCCTATGAGGCCAAAAACTTTTGATGAAGACCCAAATCAACATGATCGACTTCCCAATATAATCATCCAACTTCCTCTTATGCAAGACTTGATGGCAAATAAGATTCAGATGCTTCCTGTACATCAACGCCAGAAGTTCCAAGCTACGTTGATTGATTATGACTTAGAGGTTGGCAAAATATTTGCCTCTATCAAGCAATGTTTGAATACTATTGGTACAAAGCAGTCCAATCTAGCTGCTACATTTGGAGAATTGATTGATGAGGTTCTTCGGGCCAATGAATCTGTTACACCAAATACT ACAGTGGTAGGTGGCACAGTTGAAAATGATTCTGGACCAGTATTTGACAAGACTCCTATTGGGAGTGTTTCTGCACCAGGTCTCTTCTTATCTGAATTAGAATGTGCTCGGGCTCTTCGGGCATACTTGTGTTCTAGGTTCATTGAATTGGACAG AAATATAATTGACTTTGGTGAACATCGCGCCAATTGTTGTGACATACAACAATCTTTTGCTGATGGCGCATGTCTCGACAacgtgtttatgcaatgtttcattGAGTGTGTCCGCGATGACTGGTCTAAACATATTCCTCCACTCAATGCTCACCAGCTCATTCTAGATGTTAATGTTGGG GCTATATTGAACTTTGAGGAGCAGGAGCAACATAGTAAGTCTCCTCGTCCATTTGACCCTTCAGTTTTGGAGAGTTACCTATTGAAGACACTGCCTTCTTTCAAGCAGCTGGATGACTACAAATCA ATAATGGTACCCATGCTACGATCTAGACATTGGACATTGTATGTTGTTAATCTTCAGATTGGACGCATACATGTGTTAGATTCCAACCCTTATGGACCAGAGATGGGTGGGACTATCTGGAAAAATTACCATTGTATACCTATGGATTTGGGTGATAGGAAGGTTTCATGGGCCAGGTTAATGATGAGTAGGCTCAATCTAGCTATTCAAAATGCTCGACCAAGATCAGCTCTCCCTGCTTTTTTGAATTACCCTATTGAACTCATGAATAACTGCCCAACAATGAAATTGGGGTCTAATGATTGTGGATTCTTTGTCATGAGATATATGCAGAACTACGACTACATGGTTGGAGCTATGAATGCAGTCATTGATCCG GATTATTCAGAGGACATTCGCTCTCTTGTACTGCATTACCTAATATTCCATCGACTAAATAGAAACAGCTTCGTGGTCTCCCATCTGGACAGATTCAAGTTCTCTCAGTAG
- the LOC109944046 gene encoding uncharacterized protein isoform X4, translated as MADPTNTPSDGDPPQHRKTGVAAAAKNIAMPNVDDDDDFEPPKKKCNISMDAPNKTQLYYLDHLHHAAAPNNKNGTPRIKYFNKNIIRALSMADKRKPRQGGEPFGVCPFRSSSETCYVSKSPTTCQIEFPMRPKTFDEDPNQHDRLPNIIIQLPLMQDLMANKIQMLPVHQRQKFQATLIDYDLEVGKIFASIKQCLNTIGTKQSNLAATFGELIDEVLRANESVTPNTTVVGGTVENDSGPVFDKTPIGSVSAPGLFLSELECARALRAYLCSRFIELDRNIIDFGEHRANCCDIQQSFADGACLDNVFMQCFIECVRDDWSKHIPPLNAHQLILDVNVGAILNFEEQEQHSKSPRPFDPSVLESYLLKTLPSFKQLDDYKSIMVPMLRSRHWTLYVVNLQIGRIHVLDSNPYGPEMGGTIWKNYHCIPMDLGDRKVSWARLMMSRLNLAIQNARPRSALPAFLNYPIELMNNCPTMKLGSNDCGFFVMRYMQNYDYMVGAMNAVIDPDYSEDIRSLVLHYLIFHRLNRNSFVVSHLDRFKFSQ; from the exons ATGGCAGACCCTACAAATACGCCGTCTGATGGTGATCCTCCGCAGCATAGAAAGACGGGCGTTGCAGCTGCTGCTAAAAACATTGCTATGCCTAAtgtggatgatgatgatgactttgAGCCACccaaaaagaagtgcaatatctcAATGGATGCCCCAAATAAGACGCAG ctgtattatttggatcatttGCATCATGCTGCTGCTCCAAACAACAAAAATGGCACTCCACGCATAAAGTATTTTAATAAGAATATTATAAGGGCGTTGTCAATGGCCGATAAGCGGAAGCCTCGCCAGGGTGGTGAACCATTTGGTGTTTGCCCT TTTCGTAGCAGCAGTGAGACATGTTACGTCTCAAAATCGCCAACTACTTGCCAGATTGAG TTTCCTATGAGGCCAAAAACTTTTGATGAAGACCCAAATCAACATGATCGACTTCCCAATATAATCATCCAACTTCCTCTTATGCAAGACTTGATGGCAAATAAGATTCAGATGCTTCCTGTACATCAACGCCAGAAGTTCCAAGCTACGTTGATTGATTATGACTTAGAGGTTGGCAAAATATTTGCCTCTATCAAGCAATGTTTGAATACTATTGGTACAAAGCAGTCCAATCTAGCTGCTACATTTGGAGAATTGATTGATGAGGTTCTTCGGGCCAATGAATCTGTTACACCAAATACT ACAGTGGTAGGTGGCACAGTTGAAAATGATTCTGGACCAGTATTTGACAAGACTCCTATTGGGAGTGTTTCTGCACCAGGTCTCTTCTTATCTGAATTAGAATGTGCTCGGGCTCTTCGGGCATACTTGTGTTCTAGGTTCATTGAATTGGACAG AAATATAATTGACTTTGGTGAACATCGCGCCAATTGTTGTGACATACAACAATCTTTTGCTGATGGCGCATGTCTCGACAacgtgtttatgcaatgtttcattGAGTGTGTCCGCGATGACTGGTCTAAACATATTCCTCCACTCAATGCTCACCAGCTCATTCTAGATGTTAATGTTGGG GCTATATTGAACTTTGAGGAGCAGGAGCAACATAGTAAGTCTCCTCGTCCATTTGACCCTTCAGTTTTGGAGAGTTACCTATTGAAGACACTGCCTTCTTTCAAGCAGCTGGATGACTACAAATCA ATAATGGTACCCATGCTACGATCTAGACATTGGACATTGTATGTTGTTAATCTTCAGATTGGACGCATACATGTGTTAGATTCCAACCCTTATGGACCAGAGATGGGTGGGACTATCTGGAAAAATTACCATTGTATACCTATGGATTTGGGTGATAGGAAGGTTTCATGGGCCAGGTTAATGATGAGTAGGCTCAATCTAGCTATTCAAAATGCTCGACCAAGATCAGCTCTCCCTGCTTTTTTGAATTACCCTATTGAACTCATGAATAACTGCCCAACAATGAAATTGGGGTCTAATGATTGTGGATTCTTTGTCATGAGATATATGCAGAACTACGACTACATGGTTGGAGCTATGAATGCAGTCATTGATCCG GATTATTCAGAGGACATTCGCTCTCTTGTACTGCATTACCTAATATTCCATCGACTAAATAGAAACAGCTTCGTGGTCTCCCATCTGGACAGATTCAAGTTCTCTCAGTAG